One window from the genome of Choloepus didactylus isolate mChoDid1 chromosome 2, mChoDid1.pri, whole genome shotgun sequence encodes:
- the TCHHL1 gene encoding LOW QUALITY PROTEIN: trichohyalin-like protein 1 (The sequence of the model RefSeq protein was modified relative to this genomic sequence to represent the inferred CDS: inserted 1 base in 1 codon; deleted 2 bases in 1 codon; substituted 3 bases at 3 genomic stop codons), protein MPQLLRGILCVIETSHEYAREDGNGTTLTCTELERLIQGEFGDIRQPNMTHAVERILNLLGIDSNGTISFDEFVLAVFNLLNLCYLDIQSLLNSEPTQVSKPENENPDNVELQATSRNRLQAERTSPPQDKLVLPSGMASSAQESPEERGPGEHFREDPEGGSKTGNSLGEASGHNENQYMEGDEQNQEVTQDIEDKGAQLDKLPAWKQNNTNTRDQFGEQEENLGTQSSLPEEIAQKPSEDQEFATGKDVKEHSKIQEPSLQAEYEPNSEHAELPEQAAARKLSQIQKSIVSEDDERIYETQESGKDANRKLYESEKSTDPEIGDKTPEAQELGNDAVRTPPVTNNSAEPEDDSRTSEPRTTNTRKTQEKACETKCMPVQGDSRNVSETHDVEGRNPEVHGITRQKESERKSQIPALEAQTQDGKYQELQGPSKENSAAKGSETQNLSSEGRGQNHPELKGAAAPEEEVRHTEKSIAHALVTCRNTPAVEGTPRARKRTQESALLKSHSGGENRRITKIQDKSIKDHGYQEEPEPPATRIHEGSSEIPNSLAPXDGVRSSEMGDLLAQEDSQSQGDPPEGSAQGGCNNNPDSQKQVAPAQEAVALAVRREDEQLMEEKKQPTGRKHKSQDSGTKGPCPAMEPNGHPEAXESIVGGKNVKSLKTEIQGTLDADFNDQLSVTQKTTKGDSRKELKFQDPISKEEEGGAMETQESLFKSLDENNSASCEIHLVTKEPATLQEEGESPQELAGECDDQQNPTKKGHNSSVPQSGLEERRVRDREPCSVERXAAQSNPLYSYPKEKIPQQTDITQEEHQNXAQTAWTSGPELSKYQ, encoded by the exons ATGCCTCAGCTCCTGAGAGGTATTCTCTGTGTAATTGAGACATCCCATGAGTATGCCAGGGAAGATGGTAATGGGACAACGCTGACCTGCACAGAGCTGGAACGACTCATCCAGGGTGAGTTTGGGGACATTCGTCAG CCAAACATGACCCATGCTGTGGAAAGAATCTTGAATCTTCTGGGTATTGACAGCAATGGCACAATCAGTTTTGATGAGTTTGTTCTTGCAGTATTCAACTTGTTAAACCTCTGTTATCTTGACATACAGTCATTGCTAAATTCAGAACCAACACAAGTGTCTAAACCAGAGAATGAAAATCCAGATAATGTGGAACTTCAGGCAACCAGCAGAAACAGGTTGCAGGCAGAGAGAACTTCCCCACCTCAAGACAAGTTAGTGCTTCCTTCAGGCATGGCATCATCAGCTCAGGAGAGCCCTGAAGAAAGAGGACCAGGTGAACATTTTAGAGAAGACCCAGAGGGAGGCTCCAAGACTGGCAACTCGCTGGGAGAAGCATCTGGCCACAATGAGAACCAATACATGGAAGGAGATGAACAGAACCAGGAAGTGACCCAAGATATAGAAGACAAGGGGGCTCAACTTGATAAGCTCCCAGCCTGGAAGCAAAACAACACCAACACAAGAGACCAGTTTGGAGAACAGGAAGAGAACTTGGGAACCCAGAGTTCTCTACCAGAAGAAATAGCACAGAAACCATCTGAAGACCAGGAATTTGCCACAGGAAAAGATGTTAAGGAACACTCTAAAATACAAGAACCATCCTTGCAAGCAGAATATGAGCCCAATTCAGAGCATGCTGAACTACCAGAACAAGCAGCTGCCAGAAAACTATCTCAGATACAGAAATCAATTGTTTCGGAGGATGATGAGAGAATATATGAGACTCAAGAATCAGGAAAGGATGCTAACAGGAAACTGTATGAGTCCGAGAAATCAACTGACCCTGAGATTGGTGATAAAACACCTGAAGCCCAAGAACTAGGAAATGATGCTGTCAGGACACCACCTGTGACAAATAATTCAGCTGAACCTGAGGATGACAGTAGAACATCTGAA CCAAGAACCACAAACACaagaaaaacacaagaaaaagcaTGTGAAACAAAGTGCATGCCAGTCCAAGGTGATAGCAGGAATGTTTCAGAGACACATGATGTGGAGGGGAGAAACCCTGAAGTCCATGGAATAACAAGACagaaagaaagtgagagaaaaagTCAGATACCAGCCCTAGAAGCCCAAACACAGGATGGGAAGTATCAGGAACTCCAGGGACCATCAAAAGAAAATAGTGCTGCAAAAGGGTCTGAGACACAAAATCTAAGTTCAGAAGGAAGAGGTCAGAATCATCCTGAACTTAAAGGAGCAGCAGCCCCAGAAGAAGAGGTAAGACACACTGAAAAAAGCATAGCACATGCACTTGTGACCTGCAGAAACACTCCTGCAGTTGAAGGGACACCAAGAGCAAGAAAAAGAACCCAGGAGTCAGCACTGCTTAAGAGCCATTCTGGAGGAGAAAATAGGAGGATCACCAAGATTCAAGACAAGTCAATCAAGGATCATGGTTACCAGGAGGAGCCTGAGCCACCAGCCACACGCATTCATGAGGGATCCTCTGAAATCCCCAACAGCTTGGCTCCATAAGACGGTGTTCGCAGCTCAGAGATGGGTGATCTGCTGGCACAAGAGGATTCTCAGAGTCAAGGAGACCCACCTGAAGGGTCTGCACAAGGAGGTTGTAACAATAATCCAGATTCTCAGAAACAGGTAGCACCAGCTCAGGAGGCAGTGGCGCTGGCAGTCAGAAGAGAGGATGAGCAGCTCATGGAGGAAAAGAAACAGCCTACTGGAAGAAAACACAAGAGTCAGGACTCGGGGACCAAAGGGCCATGCCCAGCCATGGAACCCAATGGACACCCTGAGGCATAGGAGTCCATAGTGGGAGGCAAAAACGTAAAGTCCCTGAAGACAGAGATCCAAGGAACACTGGATGCAGACTTCAATGACCAGCTTTCTgtaacacagaaaactacaaagggaGACAGCAGAAAAGAGCTGAAGTTTCAGGACCCAATTTCCAAAGAGGAGGAAGGTGGAGCAATGGAGACCCAGGAGTCTCTATTTAAAAGTCTGGATGAGAACAATTCAGCCTCCTGTGAGATACACCTTGTGACAAAGGAACCTGCAACATTGCAGGAGGAGGGTGAAAGTCCCCAAGAACTGGCAGGAGAGTGTGATGACCAACAAAATCCAACCAAGAAAGGGCACAATTCTTCAGTCCCCCAATCAGGCCTTGAAGAAAGGAGAGTGAGGGACCGAGAGCCATGCTCTGTGGAGA ACGCAGCCCAGTCCAATCCACTATACTCATACCCAAAGGAGAAGATACCACAGCAAACAGACATAACCCAAGAGGAGCATCAAAACTAAGCTCAGACAGCCTGGACATCAGGCCCAGAGCTCAGCAAATACCAATGA